A region of Drosophila mauritiana strain mau12 chromosome 3L, ASM438214v1, whole genome shotgun sequence DNA encodes the following proteins:
- the LOC117141641 gene encoding RNA binding protein fox-1 homolog 2 isoform X14 produces the protein MYYPSTVLIANEAAESQQSSAMPNAGGGGNTGGGGGGGGGTPSSPLSNSPSSATASQAGGCGLTLNGSATEGSMSGDTSPVASGEPLLQTPPALQQQQQQQQPLLCSSPTSMQSAGTSVTGSSIASGTLAATSSSGVGLLPTTGLDSIANGGAPAGCAVVPASTSQVIAHLNAAAAAASGIMSPTANVATSLSSALVPAQSVAAVAAASLDAKSQPKRLHVSNIPFRFRDPDLRAMFGQFGTILDVEIIFNERGSKGFGFVTFANSNDAERARERLHGTVVEGRKIEVNNATARVQTKKVTAVPNVVLTKDGAIPAPALVCVQWPEAAVAAAMRGVAIQRGHVGVVGATPYHHPHHPHHHPALLAASAAAAQQQQQRQLAAAAVATAAVAQQQQQQQQAVVQQQQQQVAAAAQQQHQQQQQQQQQAVQQQQAVQQQQQHQQQQQQQQQQHAAVAAAAAAASHPHMHAAHAHAHAHALGPQLAQLQAVAVPTAASNAAALQQSLAAAIQNPSGNPNAAAAAAAYAARLSAATGATQTPQTAAAAAAAASMAASANAANNAAALHGFAPVYYDPFLAAAASADPNLRFQAAKPVTEVPAAQPAAILNRRTVTTLNSNPHTINRIPVPQNVLATAPLLKTPLSQAQQQAYATAATTYTAVAARAAYGAAAAAAAQPALAGYATVAGYAREYADPYLGHGIGPVPGYGATMYRGGFNRFTPY, from the exons TCCACAGTATTGATCGCCAATGAGGCAGCAGAATCACAACAGAGCTCCGCCATGCCAAATGCCGGAGGCGGTGGAAATactggcggcggcggcggaggaggcggcggCACGCCCAGTTCTCCGCTCAGCAACTCCCCGTCCAGCGCAACAGCCTCGCAGGCGGGCGGATGCGGACTGACCCTCAATGGCAGCGCCACCGAGGGCAGCATGTCCGGTGATACATCGCCGGTGGCCAGTGGTGAACCGCTCCTGCAGACGCCGCCCGCCctccaacagcagcaacagcaacagcagccgctCCTGTGCAGCAGTCCCACATCGATGCAATCGGCGGGCACCTCCGTGACGGGCAGCTCGATAGCTTCCGGAACATTGGCGGCCACCAGCAGCAGTGGCGTTGGCCTTCTGCCCACCACCGGATTGGATAGCATTGCCAATGGTGGTGCACCAGCAGGCTGTGCCGTCGTGCCGGCCAGCACATCGCAGGTGATCGCCCACCTGAATGCAGCAGCCGCTGCGGCCAGCGGCATCATGTCGCCCACCGCCAATGTGGCCACTAGTCTCAGCAGCGCCCTAGTCCCGGCCCAATCGGTCGCCGCCGTTGCGGCCGCCTCCCTCGATGCCAAAAGTCAGCCGAAGCGGCTGCACGTCTCCAACATACCGTTCCGCTTCCGGGATCCCGATCTGAGAGCCATGTTTGGG CAATTTGGCACCATTCTGGACGTGGAAATCATCTTCAACGAACGCGGCAGCAAG GGATTCGGTTTTGTAACATTCGCTAACAGCAACGATGCAGAACGAGCACGCGAACGTCTACACGGCACCGTGGTTGAGGGACGCAAAATCGAG GTGAATAACGCCACTGCACGTGTACAAACCAAAAAAGTGACAGCAGTACCCAACG TTGTACTGACCAAAGATGGTGCCATACCGGCCCCAGCTCTAG TTTGCGTACAATGGCCAGAAG ccgccgttgccgcCGCAATGCGTGGAGTGGCCATCCAGCGCGGACACGTGGGCGTGGTCGGCGCCACCCCCTACCATCATCCCCATCATCCGCATCATCATCCGGCGCTGCTGGCggcctccgccgccgccgcccaacaacaacagcaacgccaactggccgccgccgccgtgGCCACGGCAGCAGTCgcccaacagcagcagcagcagcagcaggctgtcgtacagcagcaacagcagcaagtgGCTGCCGccgcccagcagcaacaccagcagcagcagcagcaacaacaacaggccgtgcagcagcaacaggcggtccagcagcagcagcaacatcaacaacagcagcagcagcaacaacagcaacatgccGCCGTAGCAGCCGCCGCAGCTGCCGCCTCGCATCCGCACATGCATGCCGCTCATGCCCAtgcccacgcccacgcccTTGGCCCACAACTGGCGCAACTGCAAGCGGTGGCCGTGCCTACGGCCGCTAGCAATGCTGCTGCACTGCAGCAATCCCTCGCCGCTGCCATCCAGAATCCGAGCGGTAATCCGaacgctgctgccgccgccgccgcctatGCCGCCCGTCTATCGGCGGCCACGGGCGCCACACAAACGCCGCAAacagccgctgctgctgcggctgctgcttcCATGGCTGCGTCGGCCAATGCGGCCAACAATGCGGCCGCTTTGCATGGATTCGCGCC TGTATACTATGATCCCTTCTTAGCAGCCGCTGCTTCCGCTGATCCAAATCTACGCTTCCAG GCAGCCAAACCGGTCACTGAAGTTCCAGCCGCTCAGCCAGCCGCCAtattaaat CGACGCACTGTGACTACGCTAAACAGTAACCCACATACGATCAACCGCATTCCGGTTCCACAGAATGTTTTG GCCACTGCTCCGCTGCTAAAGACTCCGCTGTCTCAGGCCCAGCAGCAGGCGTACGCCACGGCGGCCACCACCTACACGGCGGTAGCCGCCCGGGCCGCCTATGGTGCCgctgccgcagcagccgcacaGCCGGCACTCGCCGGCTACGCCACCGTGGCTGG atatgCGCGCGAATATGCAGATCCTTATCTAGGACATGGCATTGGACCAGTTCCTGGATACGGG GCAACCATGTACCGCGGTGGATTCAATCGTTTCACGCCATATTAA